A stretch of the Medicago truncatula cultivar Jemalong A17 chromosome 5, MtrunA17r5.0-ANR, whole genome shotgun sequence genome encodes the following:
- the LOC11422129 gene encoding soyasapogenol B glucuronide galactosyltransferase, with translation MAIQSHEAEAKNLKVIFIPFSATSHIIPLVEMARLFAMHGVDSTIVTTAGNAGIFQKSIDHDFNRGRPIKTHVLEFPAKQVNLSVVTETFNTDTPLTEAAKFQEGFVMLQSLIENYLLGELEVDCIVSDLCHPWTVEVASKLGIPRIVFSPASIFSRCAELLFEKHRAHNEVESDYDKFTIVGFPHKFEMSRSQLPDWMKKPSMYGMIIKALNDSARRSYGAIFNSFSDFEGAYEEHYKNAFGTKCWGIGPVSLWANQDVSDKEERGEAKVEEGNSDLLKWLHSKKENSVIYVSFGSLNKFPPSQLIEIAHALEASSHNFIWVVRKNINEKEGDEGFMEEFEKRMKENNKGYLIWGWAPQMLILENKAIGGIVTHCGWSTIMESIKVGLPMVSWPLFADQFFNEKIIIDVLRIGVSVGAKEWRNWNEFGSEVVKREEIEKAIALVMENGKESEEMRSRSKALSEDAKKAILVGGSSHANLMQLIHELKSLKHQRLNGVLLGQ, from the exons ATGGCGATACAGTCTCACGAAGCCGAAGCCAAAAACCTAAAGGTTATTTTCATTCCCTTCTCAGCTACAAGTCACATCATCCCATTGGTTGAAATGGCAAGGCTATTTGCCATGCATGGCGTAGACTCCACCATAGTCACCACTGCAGGCAATGCTGGGATTTTTCAAAAGTCTATCGACCATGATTTCAATCGCGGTCGACCCATAAAAACACATGTTCTGGAGTTTCCAGCCAAGCAAGTCAACCTTTCAGTTGTAACAGAAACCTTCAACACTGATACTCCTCTTACAGAAGCTGCGAAATTCCAAGAGGGGTTCGTAATGCTACAGTCGCTAATAGAGAATTACTTGTTGGGGGAGTTAGAAGTTGATTGCATAGTTAGTGACTTGTGTCATCCTTGGACTGTGGAAGTTGCAAGCAAGTTAGGTATTCCAAGAATTGTTTTCTCTCCTGCGAGCATTTTCTCTCGCTGTGCCGAGCTCTTGTTTGAAAAACATAGAGCTCACAACGAAGTGGAATCTGATTATGATAAGTTCACAATCGTAGGGTTTCCACATAAGTTTGAGATGTCTAGATCACAGTTACCAGATTGGATGAAAAAGCCATCCATGTATGGAATGATAATCAAG gCGCTCAATGATTCAGCAAGAAGAAGCTATGGTGCAATATTTAATAGTTTTTCCGATTTCGAGGGTGCTTATGAGGAGCATTACAAGAATGCATTTGGAACAAAGTGCTGGGGCATAGGACCAGTTTCATTATGGGCAAATCAAGATGTTTCTGATAAGGAAGAAAGAGGAGAGGCAAAAGTAGAAGAAGGAAATAGTGACTTGCTTAAATGGCTGCACTCCAAGAAAGAGAATTCTGTTATCTATGTAAGTTTTGGCAGCTTAAACAAGTTCCCACCATCTCAACTCATTGAAATAGCTCATGCACTTGAAGCTTCAAGCCATAATTTCATTTGGGTTGTTCGTAAgaatattaatgaaaaagaaGGTGATGAAGGTTTTATGGAGGAGTTTGagaaaagaatgaaagaaaacaacaagGGTTATTTGATATGGGGTTGGGCCCCACAAATGTTGATACTTGAAAATAAAGCTATTGGAGGAATTGTGACTCATTGTGGTTGGAGCACAATAATGGAAAGCATTAAAGTTGGGTTACCTATGGTGAGTTGGCCTTTGTTTGCTgatcaattttttaatgagaagATTATTATTGATGTGTTGAGAATTGGGGTTTCTGTTGGGGCTAAAGAATGGAGAAATTGGAATGAGTTTGGGAGTGAGGTTGTGAAAAGGGAAGAAATTGAAAAGGCTATTGCTTTAGTGATGGAAAATGGAAAAGAATCTGAGGAGATGAGATCAAGATCCAAAGCTTTGAGTGAGGATGCAAAGAAAGCTATACTTGTTGGTGGGTCTTCTCATGCCAATTTGATGCAACTAATTCATGAGCTTAAGTCGCTCAAACATCAAAGACTAAATGGTGTTTTATTAGGCCAATAG